In the genome of Xanthobacteraceae bacterium, one region contains:
- a CDS encoding MacB family efflux pump subunit codes for MNAAQYQKRTQSARAEAPSAPLVELTDIHKHYQQGTSTVRALDGVSLTIEAGELVAIMGQSGSGKSTLMNIIGCLDRPSSGTYRVAGIDVETLTSDQLAALRCRTFGFVFQRFNLLPAITASENVEIPAAYAGRSKRDRMERAKKLLARLGLGERWHHKPTELSGGQQQRVSIARALMNEAPVVLADEPTGALDTRSGEEVLALLKELHAEGHTVIIITHNPEIAEHAERVIRIADGKIQSDERKPGAQATKQNFQIDLNTRNHWLPDLVEAGKMALNSMRVNLFRTALTLLGVVIGVAAVVAMLGIGDGSKQQVLERISSMGTNLLVVRPGARRVRATGDIATLVEEDAKAISELPAVTVVSPERQSRATVRFGNTDYQTVILGAWPGYAQARDWPVAQGSFISDDDVKGYAPVVVLGQTVVNALFPDGENPVGRYLLVRNVPFEIVGVLSARGATPWGQDQDDVVVMPLSTGYMRVFGKRYLQSITVLVANADEIKQTEADIEKLVTERHRGVMDFSIRNTASILEAAIATQETLTLLLASVAAISLLVGGIGVMNIMLVSVTERTREIGVRMATGARQGNILLQFNTEALVVCGIGGLIGVALGIVVALVVQSFGVSVVLSPLPAILAFSCAFLTGLLFGYLPARNAARMDPVVALSYE; via the coding sequence ATGAACGCCGCGCAGTACCAGAAACGCACGCAATCCGCCCGCGCGGAAGCGCCGTCCGCGCCGCTAGTCGAACTCACTGATATTCACAAGCACTACCAGCAGGGCACCAGCACGGTGCGCGCGCTCGACGGCGTATCGCTCACCATCGAAGCAGGCGAACTGGTCGCGATCATGGGACAAAGCGGCTCCGGCAAATCGACGCTGATGAACATCATCGGCTGCCTCGACCGGCCGAGCAGCGGGACGTATCGCGTCGCGGGCATCGACGTGGAAACGCTGACCAGCGACCAGCTCGCGGCGCTGCGTTGCCGCACCTTCGGCTTCGTATTCCAGCGCTTCAACCTGCTGCCCGCAATCACGGCCTCCGAGAACGTGGAAATCCCCGCCGCCTATGCGGGCCGTTCTAAACGCGACCGCATGGAGCGCGCGAAAAAGCTGCTCGCGCGGCTCGGCCTCGGTGAGCGCTGGCATCACAAGCCGACCGAACTTTCCGGCGGCCAGCAGCAGCGCGTCTCCATCGCACGTGCGCTGATGAACGAAGCGCCCGTCGTGCTCGCCGACGAGCCGACCGGCGCACTCGATACGCGCTCCGGCGAGGAAGTGCTGGCGCTCCTGAAAGAGCTGCACGCCGAAGGCCACACCGTCATCATCATCACCCACAACCCGGAGATCGCGGAACATGCCGAGCGCGTGATCCGCATTGCCGACGGCAAGATTCAATCCGACGAGCGCAAGCCCGGAGCGCAGGCAACAAAACAAAACTTTCAAATTGATCTGAACACGCGCAATCACTGGCTGCCCGACCTGGTCGAGGCGGGTAAAATGGCGCTCAACTCCATGCGCGTGAACCTGTTCCGCACCGCGCTCACCTTGCTCGGTGTCGTGATCGGCGTCGCGGCCGTTGTCGCGATGCTCGGCATTGGCGACGGCTCGAAGCAGCAGGTGCTGGAGCGCATTTCGTCGATGGGCACGAACCTGCTTGTCGTGCGCCCCGGCGCGCGACGCGTGCGCGCAACCGGCGATATCGCAACGCTGGTGGAAGAAGACGCGAAAGCGATTTCGGAATTGCCCGCCGTCACCGTGGTTTCGCCGGAGCGGCAATCGCGGGCAACCGTGCGTTTCGGCAATACCGATTACCAGACCGTCATCCTCGGCGCATGGCCCGGTTACGCGCAGGCGCGCGACTGGCCGGTGGCGCAGGGCAGCTTCATCAGCGATGACGATGTGAAGGGTTACGCACCCGTGGTCGTGCTGGGACAGACCGTGGTCAACGCGTTGTTCCCGGACGGCGAAAACCCGGTCGGCCGCTATCTTCTGGTGCGCAACGTGCCGTTCGAGATCGTCGGCGTGCTTAGCGCGCGCGGCGCGACACCATGGGGACAGGATCAGGACGACGTGGTCGTGATGCCGCTTTCCACCGGCTACATGCGCGTATTCGGCAAGCGCTACCTGCAATCCATCACCGTACTGGTCGCCAATGCCGACGAGATCAAGCAGACGGAAGCCGATATCGAGAAACTCGTCACCGAGCGGCATCGCGGCGTGATGGATTTCTCGATCCGCAACACAGCTTCCATTCTCGAAGCGGCAATCGCGACACAGGAAACGCTCACGCTATTGCTCGCCTCCGTCGCCGCGATTTCGTTGCTTGTCGGCGGCATCGGCGTCATGAATATCATGCTGGTTTCCGTCACCGAGCGAACGCGCGAAATCGGCGTGCGGATGGCGACCGGCGCGCGGCAGGGAAACATTCTGCTGCAATTCAACACCGAGGCGCTGGTGGTGTGCGGAATCGGGGGGTTGATCGGCGTCGCGCTCGGCATCGTCGTCGCGTTGGTGGTGCAATCCTTCGGAGTATCGGTCGTGTTGTCGCCGCTGCCTGCGATCCTCGCGTTCTCCTGCGCGTTCCTGACCGGCCTGTTGTTCGGCTACCTGCCAGCCCGCAACGCCGCGCGCATGGACCCGGTGGTGGCGCTGTCCTACGAATAA
- a CDS encoding DUF2007 domain-containing protein, with translation MKEIVRTNDVVLITAIEALFKSADIPYFIADQHMSVMDGSLGFLPRRVLVKEDYFERAKRLMIDADLGNTLKSD, from the coding sequence ATGAAAGAGATCGTCCGCACCAACGATGTTGTGCTGATCACCGCCATCGAAGCGCTGTTCAAGTCCGCGGACATTCCCTATTTCATCGCCGACCAGCACATGAGCGTCATGGATGGGTCGCTCGGTTTTCTGCCGCGCCGCGTGCTGGTGAAGGAAGATTATTTCGAGCGCGCGAAGCGCCTGATGATCGACGCCGACCTCGGCAATACGCTGAAGTCCGACTGA
- a CDS encoding acyltransferase — translation MADNRVAYIDGLRAIAIIAVVGYHAGVPGFSGGFVGVDVFFVISGYLIINHIVAELAAGKFSFAQFYARRTIRLLPPLLVMIAVTLPVAAILLVSPYEWQWYGASAAAAALSVSNIYFLSKQGYFDIDAYEKPLLHTWSLSVEEQFYLVVPLLLMLCFVLAKRMKANPYKVLAAAGALVFIASLAGSIRYSGGERNYAFYLTHWRAWEFAAGGMLGFLGAAITARQKTTATLAGIAGIALVFLSIVLLRDGVAYPSYLAVIPVIGTALAIYAGRTHPDSLPARLLSPAPLVWIGLLSYSWYLWHWPLISFARIAQFGEAWLARDIAMAALALLFAWFSYRLVELPARRWRERSDLRRIGARVFATGVAACIALAALTGGAARYAYVKARENPLVATSSDDLVAQSACPQELCGASNGLRGALVGDSHSDRFLAVMTRETARYGIALVPRKTLAETKEDFAVVVFRWSTLRAAGLHHLDQLEKYLPALAADGRRVLIIGPVPEYPWKGVNCLMRAERFGYPMDRCAVPRAKVDAERQAAVARLLRATAGNPNVRYAEPVGLFCDARLCRPYTNGAALMADENHITVPYGADWLYYNFRNDFWWVMSRTDRGTTSTK, via the coding sequence ATGGCGGACAACCGCGTTGCCTATATCGACGGACTGCGCGCCATCGCGATCATCGCCGTGGTCGGCTATCACGCAGGCGTACCGGGCTTCAGCGGCGGCTTCGTTGGCGTGGACGTCTTCTTCGTCATCTCCGGCTACCTGATCATCAATCATATCGTCGCCGAACTTGCGGCCGGAAAATTTTCGTTCGCGCAATTCTACGCGCGGCGCACGATCCGGCTGCTGCCGCCGCTGCTCGTCATGATCGCGGTGACGCTGCCGGTCGCCGCGATCCTGCTGGTGTCGCCGTACGAATGGCAGTGGTACGGCGCTTCCGCCGCCGCGGCCGCGCTCTCGGTTTCCAACATCTATTTCCTGTCGAAGCAGGGCTATTTCGACATCGACGCCTACGAGAAGCCGCTGCTGCACACATGGTCGCTCTCGGTCGAGGAGCAGTTCTATCTCGTCGTGCCGCTGCTTCTGATGCTTTGCTTCGTGCTGGCGAAGCGCATGAAGGCAAATCCGTACAAGGTGCTCGCGGCGGCGGGTGCGCTGGTTTTCATCGCAAGCCTTGCAGGAAGCATCCGCTATTCCGGCGGCGAGCGGAATTACGCATTCTATCTGACGCACTGGCGTGCGTGGGAATTCGCCGCAGGCGGAATGCTCGGTTTTCTCGGCGCCGCCATCACGGCGCGACAAAAGACTACCGCGACACTGGCGGGCATCGCCGGGATCGCACTCGTTTTTCTCTCCATCGTCTTGCTGCGCGACGGCGTGGCGTATCCGAGTTATCTCGCGGTAATCCCCGTGATCGGCACCGCGCTTGCGATCTATGCAGGCCGCACGCATCCGGACTCACTGCCCGCGCGGCTGCTCTCACCCGCGCCGCTGGTCTGGATCGGTTTGCTCTCCTACAGCTGGTATCTGTGGCACTGGCCGCTGATCTCGTTCGCGCGCATCGCGCAATTCGGCGAGGCGTGGCTGGCGCGCGATATCGCGATGGCCGCACTTGCGCTGCTGTTCGCATGGTTCAGCTATCGGCTTGTCGAATTGCCCGCGCGGCGTTGGCGCGAGCGGAGCGATCTTCGCAGAATAGGCGCGCGTGTATTCGCGACCGGCGTCGCTGCCTGCATCGCGCTCGCGGCGCTTACCGGCGGTGCTGCGCGCTACGCCTATGTAAAGGCGAGAGAGAATCCGCTGGTTGCAACGTCCAGCGACGATCTGGTCGCACAGAGCGCCTGTCCGCAGGAGTTATGCGGCGCTTCGAACGGCCTGCGCGGTGCGCTGGTCGGCGACTCCCATTCCGACCGCTTCCTTGCCGTGATGACGAGAGAGACTGCAAGATACGGCATCGCATTGGTGCCGCGCAAAACGCTCGCCGAAACGAAGGAAGACTTCGCGGTTGTCGTATTCCGCTGGTCCACATTGCGCGCGGCCGGTCTGCATCATCTGGATCAGCTCGAAAAATATCTCCCCGCTCTCGCCGCGGACGGGCGGCGAGTCCTCATCATCGGCCCGGTGCCGGAATATCCGTGGAAGGGGGTGAACTGCCTGATGCGCGCCGAGCGCTTCGGCTATCCCATGGATCGCTGCGCTGTGCCGCGCGCGAAGGTGGACGCGGAACGGCAGGCGGCGGTAGCCCGGCTGCTGCGCGCCACGGCCGGAAACCCGAACGTGCGCTACGCCGAGCCGGTCGGCCTGTTCTGCGATGCGCGGCTTTGCCGCCCCTATACCAACGGCGCGGCGCTCATGGCCGACGAGAACCACATAACGGTTCCGTATGGCGCGGATTGGCTCTATTACAACTTCCGGAACGATTTCTGGTGGGTCATGAGCCGTACCGATCGCGGCACCACCTCGACGAAATAG
- a CDS encoding glycine--tRNA ligase subunit alpha — translation MSDSNKSLDPSRSFQGLILTLQNFWASRGCVILQPYDMEMGAGTFHPATTLRALGPKPWNAAYVQPSRRPKDGRYGENPNRLQHYYQYQVILKPSPPDLQDLYLQSLAAIGVASKVHDIRFVEDDWESPTLGAWGLGWECWCDGMEVSQFTYFQQVAGFECAPVSGELTYGLERLAMYVQGVENVYDLNFNGLDGDKKVTYGDVFKQAEQEYSRHNFEYADTAMLFEQFKMAEGACKKYLADGLRGEDHLMALPAYDQCIKASHVFNLLDARGVISVTERQSYILRVRELAKACGEAWLKTAGGRA, via the coding sequence ATGTCCGACTCGAACAAATCGCTCGACCCTTCCCGCTCGTTTCAGGGCCTGATCCTGACGCTCCAGAATTTCTGGGCGTCGCGCGGCTGCGTGATCCTGCAGCCCTACGATATGGAAATGGGCGCGGGCACGTTTCACCCGGCGACAACGCTGCGCGCGCTCGGCCCGAAGCCGTGGAACGCCGCCTATGTGCAGCCCTCGCGCCGCCCGAAGGATGGGCGCTACGGTGAAAACCCGAACCGGCTGCAGCACTATTATCAGTATCAGGTGATCCTGAAGCCCTCGCCGCCCGACTTGCAGGACTTGTATCTCCAGTCGCTCGCCGCGATCGGCGTCGCCTCGAAAGTACACGACATCCGCTTCGTCGAGGACGACTGGGAAAGCCCCACACTCGGCGCATGGGGTCTCGGCTGGGAATGCTGGTGCGACGGCATGGAAGTTTCGCAGTTCACTTATTTCCAGCAGGTCGCGGGCTTCGAGTGCGCGCCGGTCTCCGGCGAACTCACCTACGGTCTTGAGCGTCTCGCCATGTATGTGCAAGGCGTCGAGAACGTCTACGACCTCAACTTCAACGGGCTCGACGGCGATAAGAAGGTCACCTACGGCGATGTGTTCAAGCAGGCCGAGCAGGAATATTCGCGGCACAATTTCGAATATGCCGACACCGCCATGCTGTTCGAGCAGTTCAAGATGGCCGAGGGTGCCTGCAAGAAATATCTCGCCGATGGATTGCGCGGCGAAGATCATCTGATGGCGCTGCCCGCCTACGACCAGTGCATCAAGGCGAGCCACGTCTTCAACCTGCTCGATGCGCGCGGCGTGATCTCGGTCACCGAGCGACAGAGCTACATCCTCCGCGTGCGCGAACTAGCGAAGGCCTGTGGCGAAGCGTGGCTGAAGACGGCGGGAGGGCGCGCGTGA
- a CDS encoding DUF3096 domain-containing protein: protein MTINLIQLQPIIALVAGILILIMPRLLNFIVAIYLIVIGITGLLR, encoded by the coding sequence ATGACCATCAATCTGATCCAGCTCCAGCCGATCATCGCGCTGGTAGCGGGCATCCTCATTCTCATCATGCCGCGGCTGCTGAATTTCATCGTCGCGATCTACCTGATCGTGATCGGAATCACGGGCCTGCTCCGCTAA
- a CDS encoding methyltransferase gives METTDDTALGGKLKLLQPRDGHRAGHDAILLAAAAPKSHHALDLGAGVGTAGLALLARGRAKRVTLVEIDPRLSELSLENARRNGFADVVTAVCGDVTTGLPLQNDACDLVIMNPPFNDATAMRTSPDAAKAKAHVAEPATFERWIACAIRHLKSNGTLVAIHRPDSTLPILKSLDGRFGAIEIIPVYPKPDTEAIRVIVRAIKGRKTPSTLQPGFILNDASGKPSAQAEAILRDGAPLLTD, from the coding sequence ATGGAAACCACCGACGACACGGCGCTCGGCGGCAAACTGAAATTGCTCCAGCCGCGTGACGGCCATCGCGCCGGACACGACGCCATCCTTCTGGCAGCGGCGGCACCAAAATCCCATCACGCACTCGATCTCGGCGCGGGCGTCGGCACCGCCGGGCTGGCGCTGCTCGCGCGGGGGCGTGCGAAGCGAGTCACGCTCGTCGAAATCGACCCGCGCTTGTCCGAGCTGTCTTTGGAGAATGCGCGGCGCAACGGCTTTGCCGACGTCGTCACCGCTGTATGCGGCGATGTCACCACAGGACTGCCGCTTCAGAACGATGCCTGCGATCTCGTCATCATGAATCCGCCGTTCAACGACGCGACGGCAATGCGAACCTCGCCCGATGCGGCAAAAGCAAAGGCGCATGTCGCGGAACCGGCGACGTTCGAGCGCTGGATCGCCTGCGCCATCCGCCACCTGAAATCGAACGGCACGCTGGTCGCGATTCACCGGCCGGATTCGACATTACCAATCCTTAAGTCGCTGGACGGGCGCTTCGGTGCTATCGAGATCATCCCGGTCTATCCGAAGCCGGATACGGAAGCGATCCGCGTGATTGTGCGCGCCATCAAGGGACGAAAGACCCCTTCCACCTTGCAGCCCGGATTCATTCTCAACGACGCGAGCGGCAAACCTTCGGCGCAGGCGGAAGCAATCCTGCGCGACGGCGCGCCGCTACTGACGGACTAG
- a CDS encoding cysteine hydrolase — translation MAGAPNEPGRFSESVVLIIDAQNEYVTGKLPLPGVENALRNIDFLLKAARLANTPVVHVQHKGRTGGLFDPDTPAFDLAPQAAAVSSEARVEKALPNSFAGTNLQDVLMKTGRKSLIVAGFMTHMCISSTVRAALDLGYRSTVIADASGTRDLPDPTGGNFIPATELHRAALAGLADRFAIVTPLAALKA, via the coding sequence ATGGCTGGCGCGCCGAACGAACCGGGGCGCTTCTCCGAAAGCGTCGTGCTCATCATCGATGCGCAGAACGAATATGTGACCGGCAAGCTGCCGTTGCCGGGCGTCGAGAATGCGCTTCGCAACATCGACTTTCTCCTGAAGGCTGCGCGGCTCGCGAATACGCCGGTCGTGCATGTGCAGCATAAAGGGCGCACCGGCGGATTATTCGATCCGGACACGCCCGCGTTCGATCTCGCACCGCAAGCAGCCGCCGTTTCCTCCGAGGCGCGTGTCGAGAAGGCATTGCCGAATTCGTTTGCGGGAACGAACCTGCAGGACGTGCTGATGAAGACCGGGCGCAAGTCGTTGATCGTCGCCGGATTCATGACGCACATGTGCATCTCTTCCACGGTGCGCGCGGCGCTCGATCTCGGCTACCGCTCCACTGTAATCGCGGACGCTTCCGGCACGCGCGACCTGCCCGATCCGACCGGTGGCAATTTCATTCCGGCCACGGAACTGCACCGCGCAGCGCTCGCGGGCCTTGCCGACCGCTTCGCCATCGTCACGCCCCTCGCCGCGCTCAAGGCATAA
- a CDS encoding efflux RND transporter periplasmic adaptor subunit: MLQKPDNLSKLESLRGRFRDRRFLLGSLIAATLLLAGGYYFFSGSGQDAASFRTEPVTKGDLEKTVTALAQVRPKNWVDIGTQVSGQLRKVHVEIGDNVPQGKLLAEIDPTVYQTRVLAGRAKIDNLRAQLEQARAQLMLDRTREERSRQLLATNSTSRDAYDAALATLKIDEAKISSFEAQIKEMEATLEGDVANLNYTKIFAPLPGTIVNQIAFEGQTLNANQTAPIIVRIADLDVMTVWAQVAEADIPRITVGMPVYFTTLGMPDRRFNATVRQIYPTPEIVNDVILYNVLIDVPNKERELMTNMTAQVFFVLGAVKDAVLVPVQALRPSQRDKDTYFVRVIENGEVKNRRVKVGLQDRNVAEVLSGLKEGESVVIGQVQRSGSDKQRTGIGVPKFK; encoded by the coding sequence ATGTTGCAGAAGCCCGACAACCTCTCGAAGCTGGAATCGCTGCGCGGACGTTTTCGCGACCGGCGTTTCCTGCTCGGTTCGCTGATCGCAGCCACGCTATTGCTCGCGGGTGGCTATTACTTCTTTTCCGGCAGCGGACAGGATGCAGCGTCATTCCGCACCGAGCCGGTGACGAAAGGCGACCTCGAAAAAACCGTGACTGCGCTGGCGCAGGTGCGTCCCAAGAATTGGGTCGACATCGGCACGCAGGTTTCCGGCCAGCTTCGCAAGGTTCATGTCGAGATCGGCGACAACGTTCCGCAGGGAAAGCTGCTCGCGGAAATCGATCCGACCGTCTATCAGACCCGCGTGCTCGCGGGCCGTGCCAAGATCGACAATCTGCGCGCGCAACTCGAACAGGCGCGCGCGCAACTGATGCTGGATCGCACGCGCGAAGAACGCTCACGGCAATTGCTCGCGACCAACTCGACCAGCAGGGATGCCTACGACGCCGCACTCGCCACGCTGAAAATCGACGAAGCGAAAATTTCCTCGTTCGAAGCGCAAATCAAGGAAATGGAAGCGACGCTGGAGGGTGATGTCGCGAACCTGAACTACACTAAGATTTTCGCGCCGCTGCCCGGCACTATCGTCAACCAGATCGCGTTCGAAGGCCAGACGCTGAACGCAAACCAAACCGCGCCGATCATCGTGCGCATCGCCGACCTCGACGTGATGACGGTGTGGGCGCAGGTCGCGGAAGCGGACATTCCGCGCATCACCGTCGGCATGCCGGTCTACTTCACCACGCTCGGCATGCCGGACCGCCGCTTCAATGCCACCGTGAGGCAAATCTATCCGACGCCGGAAATCGTCAACGACGTCATTCTCTATAACGTGCTGATCGACGTTCCGAACAAGGAACGTGAACTCATGACCAACATGACCGCGCAGGTTTTCTTCGTGCTCGGTGCAGTGAAGGACGCAGTGCTGGTGCCGGTGCAGGCGTTGCGGCCCTCGCAGCGCGATAAAGATACCTACTTCGTACGCGTGATCGAAAACGGCGAGGTAAAGAACCGGCGCGTCAAGGTCGGATTGCAGGATCGCAACGTCGCGGAAGTGCTGAGCGGGCTTAAAGAAGGCGAAAGCGTCGTCATCGGCCAGGTGCAGCGGTCGGGAAGCGACAAGCAGCGCACCGGCATTGGCGTGCCGAAGTTCAAATGA
- the glyS gene encoding glycine--tRNA ligase subunit beta, with product MPDLLLELFSEEIPARMQRTASENLKKLVTDALVNGGLTYAGAKAFVTPRRLALTVQDLPAKQPDLKEEKKGPRVGAPDGAIQGFLKAAGLKSISEAKIQNDKKGDFYIAVTERKGRATQDVIAELVPQIVRGFPWPKSMRWGSGSLTWVRPLHSIVCTFGPETEEPEVVHFDIEGVKSGNTTRGHRVLSSGEISVKRFDDYAAKLEQAKVVLDADRRKAIILADAKDLALAQGLELVEDEGLLEEVAGLVEWPVVLIGEFEKEFLDIPPEVIRATIRANQKCFVLRDPKTGKLANKFVLTSNLEATDGGEAIKAGNARVIRARLSDAKFFWDTDRKTKLEARLPKFAQITFHEKLGTQAERIERIARLAKELAPVVKADPAKAEKAARLAKADLLTEVVGEFPEVQGLMGKYYALAEGIDPEIAAASEDHYKPQGPADRVPTAPVSVAVALADKIDTLVGFWAIDEKPTGSKDPYALRRAALGVIRLILENSLRIRIWPNLLNALLPYTLTRIRKEAVANRELLAEMSSRINVTNIQKEWGAYIRERGLELKDEEQVTARKVCDDLLSFFADRLKVYLRDSGARHDLVDAVFALEGQDDLLLIVRRVEALGKFLDTEDGKNLLAGYKRAANILAIEEKKDKTTYSGEPDAAKLTAPEEKALAEAIRTSAPEIEAALKKEDFEAAMRAMAKLRAPVDAFFDKVIVNADDKAVRENRLRLLNRIREATRNVADFSRIEG from the coding sequence ATGCCCGATCTTCTGCTCGAACTGTTCTCCGAGGAAATTCCCGCGCGCATGCAGCGCACGGCTTCGGAGAACCTGAAAAAACTCGTCACCGATGCGCTGGTGAACGGCGGCCTTACCTATGCGGGCGCGAAAGCATTCGTCACGCCGCGCCGCCTCGCGCTCACCGTGCAGGATTTGCCGGCGAAGCAACCGGACCTGAAGGAAGAAAAGAAAGGCCCGCGCGTCGGCGCGCCGGACGGCGCAATCCAGGGATTCTTGAAAGCCGCGGGCCTGAAGTCGATCTCGGAAGCAAAAATCCAGAACGACAAGAAAGGCGATTTCTACATCGCCGTCACCGAGCGCAAGGGCCGCGCTACACAGGACGTGATCGCGGAGCTGGTGCCGCAGATCGTGCGCGGTTTCCCGTGGCCGAAGTCGATGCGCTGGGGTTCGGGTTCGTTGACCTGGGTGCGCCCGCTCCACTCCATCGTCTGCACCTTCGGGCCGGAAACGGAAGAACCCGAAGTCGTGCATTTCGACATCGAAGGCGTGAAGTCCGGCAATACCACGCGCGGGCATCGCGTGCTGTCTTCCGGCGAAATCTCCGTGAAGCGCTTCGACGATTACGCAGCGAAACTGGAACAGGCGAAGGTCGTGCTCGATGCCGACCGCCGCAAGGCCATCATCCTCGCCGACGCGAAGGACCTCGCGCTCGCACAGGGGCTTGAACTGGTCGAGGACGAAGGACTGCTGGAGGAAGTCGCCGGACTGGTGGAATGGCCGGTGGTATTGATCGGCGAATTCGAGAAAGAGTTTCTCGACATTCCGCCGGAAGTGATCCGCGCCACCATTCGCGCGAACCAGAAATGTTTCGTTCTGCGCGATCCGAAGACCGGCAAGCTCGCCAATAAGTTCGTGCTGACCTCGAATCTCGAAGCCACCGACGGCGGCGAAGCGATCAAGGCCGGCAATGCGCGCGTGATCCGCGCGCGGCTCTCCGACGCCAAGTTCTTCTGGGACACCGACCGCAAGACGAAGCTGGAAGCACGGCTGCCGAAATTCGCGCAGATCACCTTCCACGAAAAGCTCGGCACGCAGGCGGAACGCATCGAGCGCATCGCGCGGCTTGCAAAGGAGCTTGCGCCAGTCGTGAAGGCCGATCCGGCGAAGGCCGAGAAAGCTGCGCGCCTTGCGAAAGCGGATTTGCTCACCGAAGTCGTAGGCGAGTTTCCCGAAGTGCAGGGCCTGATGGGCAAGTATTACGCGCTTGCCGAAGGCATCGACCCGGAAATCGCGGCTGCCAGCGAAGACCACTACAAGCCGCAAGGCCCGGCCGACCGCGTGCCGACAGCGCCGGTTTCCGTTGCGGTCGCACTGGCGGACAAGATCGACACGCTCGTTGGCTTCTGGGCCATCGACGAGAAGCCGACGGGCTCTAAAGACCCCTATGCATTGCGACGTGCGGCGCTCGGTGTGATTAGACTTATACTAGAAAACTCATTGCGTATTCGGATTTGGCCGAACTTACTAAACGCTCTGCTTCCTTACACACTCACAAGAATTAGAAAGGAAGCTGTAGCAAATAGAGAACTCTTAGCAGAGATGTCCTCTCGTATTAACGTCACCAATATACAGAAAGAATGGGGCGCATACATAAGAGAGCGAGGGCTTGAGTTAAAGGACGAAGAACAAGTCACTGCGCGAAAAGTATGTGATGACCTCCTCTCCTTCTTCGCCGACCGCCTGAAAGTGTATCTGCGCGACTCCGGCGCGCGGCATGACCTCGTAGACGCGGTGTTCGCACTCGAAGGACAGGATGATCTCCTGCTCATCGTCCGCCGCGTGGAAGCGCTCGGCAAATTCCTCGACACCGAGGACGGCAAGAACCTGCTCGCCGGATACAAGCGCGCGGCGAACATCCTCGCGATCGAGGAGAAGAAAGACAAAACCACCTATTCCGGCGAACCGGATGCCGCAAAGCTGACTGCGCCGGAAGAAAAAGCGCTTGCGGAAGCGATCAGAACTTCCGCGCCGGAAATCGAAGCCGCACTGAAGAAAGAAGACTTCGAAGCCGCGATGCGCGCGATGGCGAAGCTGCGTGCGCCGGTGGATGCGTTCTTCGACAAGGTGATCGTGAACGCCGACGACAAGGCGGTCCGCGAAAACCGGCTCCGGCTGCTGAACCGCATCCGCGAAGCCACCCGCAACGTCGCGGATTTCTCGCGGATCGAGGGCTGA
- a CDS encoding S49 family peptidase produces the protein MVRKEKEQNGFFSRLFRRRPVVPVVRLSGAIGISMPLVSSMSLASVSKQLDRAFAYRRAPAVALVVNSPGGAPAQSHLIYQRIRQLAEKNKKKVFVFVEDVAASGGYMIACAADEIFADPYSIVGSVGVVSASFGFEKMLKKAGIERRVYTAGDNKRQLDAFLPAKPEDIRRLKALQTTIHAEFIALVKRSRGKRLAESDKTLFNGEYWLAEQATAYGLIDGVGDVRGTLQKRYGANVALPLIAPPGGLLSRRIPGLSQAILGPDGAKSLLGALEERALWGRYGL, from the coding sequence ATGGTACGCAAAGAAAAGGAACAAAACGGATTCTTCTCGCGGTTGTTTCGCCGCCGTCCGGTGGTGCCGGTGGTGCGCCTCTCCGGCGCAATCGGCATTTCCATGCCGTTGGTTTCTTCGATGTCGCTCGCTTCCGTTTCGAAACAGCTCGATCGCGCCTTCGCGTATCGCCGCGCACCCGCGGTTGCGCTGGTCGTCAATTCGCCGGGCGGCGCGCCCGCGCAATCGCACCTTATTTATCAGCGCATCCGCCAGCTTGCCGAGAAGAACAAGAAGAAGGTGTTCGTGTTCGTCGAGGACGTGGCGGCCAGCGGCGGCTACATGATCGCCTGCGCTGCCGACGAGATTTTCGCGGACCCCTATTCCATCGTCGGCTCGGTTGGAGTGGTCAGCGCGAGTTTCGGCTTCGAGAAGATGCTGAAGAAAGCCGGCATCGAACGGCGCGTGTATACGGCGGGCGACAACAAGCGGCAGCTCGATGCTTTCCTGCCCGCGAAGCCGGAAGACATCCGCCGCCTCAAGGCGCTGCAAACCACGATCCATGCCGAGTTCATCGCGCTGGTGAAGCGCAGCCGCGGCAAGCGCCTCGCCGAATCCGACAAGACATTGTTCAATGGCGAATACTGGCTGGCGGAACAGGCCACCGCATACGGCCTGATCGATGGCGTCGGCGACGTGCGCGGCACCCTGCAAAAGCGCTATGGCGCCAATGTCGCGCTGCCGCTGATAGCGCCGCCGGGCGGATTGCTCAGCCGTCGCATCCCCGGCCTGTCACAGGCTATACTGGGTCCGGATGGCGCGAAGTCGCTACTCGGCGCGCTGGAAGAGCGCGCACTCTGGGGCCGCTACGGCCTGTAA